From Streptobacillus canis, a single genomic window includes:
- a CDS encoding baseplate J/gp47 family protein: protein MIDLINLEVPTQEEEVKRLLAMIPDQFYKEEGSIFHDVLSIVANDNIEKLKLMKNIFINSFGITATGEFLDHKVAEVGMERKSGEKAKGIVKFMGAQGTRISHNTIVLCDNLEYATLIDSEIGVEGNVSIEVVATEIGRNYNIKGNMINKLGTTINGVSNVTNENDFKGGEDVETDSELRARYLEKVREPATSGNVYDYKRWATSINGIGQAKVYPLHAGPGTVKVVVISNLGRTVENEKIEEVKRYIDNLKPIGATVTVANATPLNINFTARISKSELVDIETIKEEFKVKLNEYITNVNLNNGSISYGRVSAILYGLKGLIDFNDLRINNGTNGVSIPGESIAVLGTVNLNV from the coding sequence ATGATTGATTTAATCAATTTAGAAGTACCTACTCAGGAAGAAGAAGTTAAAAGATTGTTAGCTATGATTCCTGACCAATTCTATAAAGAAGAGGGAAGTATATTTCATGATGTACTAAGTATAGTAGCTAATGATAATATAGAAAAATTAAAATTAATGAAGAATATATTTATTAATTCATTTGGAATTACTGCAACCGGAGAATTTTTAGACCATAAAGTAGCAGAAGTAGGAATGGAGAGAAAGTCAGGAGAAAAAGCAAAAGGAATAGTTAAATTTATGGGGGCTCAAGGCACTAGAATATCTCATAATACCATAGTATTATGCGACAACTTGGAATATGCTACATTAATAGATAGTGAAATAGGAGTTGAAGGCAATGTTTCAATAGAGGTGGTAGCTACTGAAATAGGTAGAAACTATAATATTAAAGGTAATATGATTAATAAGTTAGGGACTACCATTAATGGGGTTAGTAATGTGACTAACGAAAATGATTTCAAAGGCGGAGAAGACGTTGAAACTGACTCTGAATTAAGAGCGAGATACTTAGAGAAAGTTAGAGAACCTGCAACTTCTGGAAACGTATATGATTATAAACGTTGGGCGACATCGATTAATGGAATAGGGCAAGCTAAGGTATATCCTCTCCATGCAGGACCAGGGACAGTAAAAGTGGTAGTAATTAGTAATCTAGGTCGAACTGTTGAAAATGAGAAGATAGAAGAAGTTAAAAGGTATATTGATAATCTTAAACCTATCGGGGCGACTGTGACAGTAGCTAATGCTACACCACTAAATATTAACTTTACTGCGAGAATTAGTAAAAGTGAGCTAGTTGACATAGAAACTATTAAAGAAGAATTCAAGGTTAAATTAAACGAATATATTACTAATGTTAATTTAAACAATGGCTCTATATCATATGGTCGTGTGAGTGCTATTCTTTATGGACTAAAAGGTCTAATTGACTTCAACGATTTAAGAATTAATAATGGGACTAACGGAGTATCTATTCCAGGAGAAAGTATAGCGGTACTTGGGACGGTGAATTTAAATGTATAG
- a CDS encoding pyocin knob domain-containing protein — protein MASTNKTQVFQLNQFIGTDSLKRVDYNGDMEKIENALKASLKNGAFSNGRLTLTKGDNTDINLTLFEPISNDNRGITSFDEIKQKALEKIQEFGIGLNKPIKKDMNSFLSNGLYSVNSGENRIRGKSTSFLNFQYDTDWGVQLGLTEEDNPTVNVRSKRDGVWNEWKRLVDEPRLNEILESKRARLDDIWAGV, from the coding sequence ATGGCGAGTACTAACAAAACTCAAGTGTTCCAGTTAAACCAATTTATTGGAACTGATTCACTTAAAAGAGTCGATTACAATGGAGATATGGAAAAGATAGAGAATGCCTTAAAAGCAAGTCTAAAAAACGGAGCATTTAGTAATGGACGTTTAACCTTAACTAAAGGGGATAATACCGATATAAATTTAACTTTATTCGAGCCTATATCTAATGATAACAGAGGCATAACCTCATTCGATGAAATTAAACAAAAAGCATTAGAAAAAATACAAGAATTCGGTATAGGTTTGAATAAACCTATAAAAAAGGATATGAATAGTTTCTTATCAAACGGTCTTTATTCCGTAAATTCTGGAGAAAATAGGATAAGAGGGAAATCAACATCTTTTCTTAATTTTCAATATGACACTGATTGGGGAGTTCAGCTAGGTTTGACGGAAGAAGATAACCCTACAGTTAATGTTCGTTCAAAAAGAGATGGAGTTTGGAATGAATGGAAAAGACTAGTTGATGAACCAAGATTAAATGAAATTCTAGAGAGCAAAAGAGCTAGGTTAGACGATATATGGGCAGGTGTTTAG